The following coding sequences lie in one Burkholderia ubonensis subsp. mesacidophila genomic window:
- a CDS encoding outer membrane lipoprotein, whose translation MFKRLISVLLLASLTACASYDFGSPDVYQRYDVQRAGEIEAATVVSVRGVTLSNESDRSGLASLLSAGVSAFLGSRTIGGGNGRYIAGALAGAGAAYVSQRLSESLARHAGLEVVVRTVSGRTLVVVQSDEQRFAPGDRVMLVSSSSGMRITR comes from the coding sequence ATGTTCAAGCGTCTCATCTCTGTTCTGCTCCTCGCTTCGTTGACCGCGTGCGCGTCCTACGACTTCGGTTCTCCCGACGTCTACCAACGCTACGACGTTCAGCGTGCCGGAGAAATCGAGGCGGCCACGGTCGTCAGCGTGCGTGGTGTCACGCTCAGCAACGAGTCGGACCGATCTGGTCTGGCGTCTCTGTTGAGCGCGGGTGTCAGCGCCTTTCTCGGTTCCCGCACGATCGGCGGTGGCAACGGCCGGTACATCGCCGGCGCGCTCGCCGGCGCCGGTGCGGCCTATGTTTCGCAGCGCCTGTCGGAATCGCTGGCGCGTCATGCCGGCCTCGAGGTCGTCGTGCGGACGGTGTCTGGCCGCACGCTTGTGGTCGTTCAGTCCGACGAGCAGCGCTTCGCCCCAGGCGATCGCGTGATGCTCGTCAGCAGTTCTTCCGGCATGCGCATCACGCGCTGA